The Litorilinea aerophila region AAGGAGAGAGACCATGAAGCGCCTGAGCCTGAATCCCCGATGCGCCCGCCTGCTGGTGACGTTGGGTGCGTTGGCCCTGTACGTGTTGAGCGCCGGTGCACCGCTGGCCTCGGGTGGCTGAGCCGCCATTCCTTTCCCGAGGGGCCAGGTTGGATGCGTCGTTGTGGATGATGCTGACTGTACCTTCCTAGCACGGTGATGCCGGTCCAGTGATACTGGTATACGCACTCATCTTAGGGTTTGTCGCAGGTGCAGTCAGGGCCTGGGTTGCAAGACGCCCATACACCGTTCCCGAATTGCAGTACCTGTGGTTGGCCGGATTGGCCTTTATCCCACAGTGGGTAGCCTTCTTCCTACCCTACACCCGCAATCATATTAGCAGGACAGGCGCAGCAGTGGCGCTTGTCAGCTCCCAGGTGTTACTTCTACTGTTCGCTTGGCGGAATCGGGAACACAAGGGCTTCTGGCTACTGGGAGCTGGGTTACTTTTGAATTTACTGGTGATCGGGGCGAACGGCGGCCTGATGCCGGTCAGTCCCGAAACCGTAGCCCGACTCCACGGTGTAGATGTTTCGGCGCTGGAGATCCCGGTTGGAAGCCGGGTGGGTACGTCCAAAGATGTGTTGCTCCCGACCACAGAAACCCATCTGGAATGGCTGGCCGACCGCTTTCTGTTGCCATCCTGGGTGCCGTACCGAGTGGCATTTAGCCTTGGTGACGTCCTTATCGCCCTGGGGGTTTTGGTCTTCTTCTGGCAGGCGGGAGGGGGATACTCCTCCCCGGCCGAGTCCCAGGCCCCGGTCATGGCGGAGCACCGCTCAGAAAAATAGAGTGAGCGAAAAGACAAGACAAGAACTGGGTCCGCCATTTTTGTTACGCCCAGTTTTTGTCGTGTTAGCAAGACGTTACAGCAGCCATTGCAGTAAAAGGCTTGGTCCTCCATCGAAGTATCTC contains the following coding sequences:
- a CDS encoding DUF5317 domain-containing protein, with protein sequence MILVYALILGFVAGAVRAWVARRPYTVPELQYLWLAGLAFIPQWVAFFLPYTRNHISRTGAAVALVSSQVLLLLFAWRNREHKGFWLLGAGLLLNLLVIGANGGLMPVSPETVARLHGVDVSALEIPVGSRVGTSKDVLLPTTETHLEWLADRFLLPSWVPYRVAFSLGDVLIALGVLVFFWQAGGGYSSPAESQAPVMAEHRSEK